One part of the Aneurinibacillus sp. REN35 genome encodes these proteins:
- a CDS encoding phosphatase PAP2 family protein, whose translation MQQVLSVLRGLGDIPLARRIMLIVLFICFGATVWNISTVENWIIFNWLFLGIMLIDFTKDQKQVSWLSFLPKGVLLLFLLYFAYRKAPYIWYVLASWEMNHIKHWFNWNDLFRSIPFNDAAIFRIYQPEWFTIFLRWVYGYGFSLALWVAVIRSFLTRDTGKMLRYVLSSHTLQLPIIVPFYTTVLLQEVWYVLGHPDGMARNFTPEQAALWSMNCFPSMHTSVSFAILLLALREKGKLFRRMMVTYCSLVIFSTMYLEIHWIIDVIAGMALGYGTVKLVDLLYARWARLQAKKAAAVKESAASADTR comes from the coding sequence TTGCAACAAGTACTGTCGGTCTTGCGAGGCCTCGGAGATATTCCTTTAGCACGGCGTATTATGCTTATTGTGCTGTTTATATGCTTTGGAGCCACTGTATGGAATATTTCTACCGTGGAAAATTGGATTATTTTCAATTGGCTATTTCTCGGAATTATGCTAATTGATTTTACAAAAGATCAAAAGCAGGTATCATGGCTCTCCTTTCTGCCGAAGGGTGTACTTTTGCTTTTTCTTCTTTATTTTGCCTACCGGAAGGCGCCGTATATTTGGTATGTGCTCGCCTCTTGGGAGATGAATCATATTAAGCACTGGTTTAACTGGAACGACTTATTTCGCAGCATTCCATTTAATGATGCGGCAATCTTTCGCATCTATCAGCCAGAGTGGTTCACCATCTTCCTGCGCTGGGTGTACGGATACGGTTTTTCGCTTGCTCTCTGGGTGGCTGTCATCCGTTCCTTTCTGACGCGAGACACTGGAAAAATGCTGCGTTATGTTCTATCAAGCCACACGCTCCAGCTCCCTATTATTGTACCATTCTATACAACGGTGCTGCTGCAGGAGGTGTGGTATGTGCTCGGCCATCCAGACGGTATGGCACGTAATTTTACGCCTGAGCAAGCCGCATTATGGTCGATGAACTGCTTTCCAAGCATGCATACATCCGTCTCTTTTGCAATCCTGCTGTTGGCACTGCGGGAGAAGGGAAAACTATTCCGCCGCATGATGGTGACATACTGCTCACTGGTCATCTTCTCGACAATGTATCTTGAGATCCATTGGATTATTGATGTCATTGCAGGCATGGCACTTGGATATGGAACGGTGAAGCTCGTTGACTTGTTGTATGCGAGATGGGCGCGACTTCAAGCAAAAAAAGCAGCCGCTGTCAAAGAAAGCGCAGCGTCCGCTGACACCCGATAG
- a CDS encoding DUF294 nucleotidyltransferase-like domain-containing protein, producing the protein MDAWEKAKRSMEEEAVKLVASTLLIFEKYRTLNLLHDRLCQEAVRRAEAWMVAQGVGMPPAPYCWFELGSGGRGERTIGNDQDHGLVYSAIDTVQEPFMHHDYFLLFGRRISYELELSGYPLCTGNVIASNERWRHDLDGWKRTIMNWIDDQGLDAIRYLLILCDMRAIYGDRLLYHKLKNWMQQQLYENKVIQRRFAEHSLAHSLPFGPFRTLHYERWGEHAGEYNVKEGGYYQLVNTIRILSIIHKVDAIETKERLGGLYRVGIFSVSEYERWLDVLGHILAVRLGHHVRLYAEGIEPHNYVNIKIWGRAQLMEWKEMLYFLKSQQKYLAGKLSR; encoded by the coding sequence ATGGATGCATGGGAAAAGGCAAAGCGTAGTATGGAAGAAGAGGCTGTTAAGCTGGTAGCTTCGACGCTTCTGATTTTTGAGAAGTATCGAACATTGAATTTGCTGCATGACCGATTATGCCAGGAAGCGGTGCGGCGAGCGGAGGCTTGGATGGTCGCTCAGGGAGTTGGTATGCCTCCTGCACCGTATTGCTGGTTTGAGTTGGGCAGTGGCGGACGTGGTGAGCGTACCATCGGGAACGATCAGGATCATGGGCTCGTCTATAGCGCTATAGATACCGTACAAGAGCCTTTCATGCATCACGACTATTTTCTGTTATTTGGCCGCCGCATCTCTTATGAACTGGAGCTGTCTGGCTATCCTTTATGTACAGGTAATGTCATAGCTTCAAACGAAAGATGGCGACATGACCTAGACGGATGGAAGAGAACAATTATGAATTGGATAGACGATCAGGGGCTTGATGCAATTCGCTACCTGCTCATTCTCTGTGATATGCGTGCAATCTATGGAGATCGCCTTTTGTATCATAAGCTGAAGAACTGGATGCAGCAGCAGTTATACGAAAATAAGGTGATCCAGCGCCGGTTTGCCGAGCACTCACTTGCACACAGCCTCCCGTTTGGCCCCTTTCGTACTCTTCATTATGAAAGATGGGGAGAGCATGCAGGAGAATACAATGTAAAGGAAGGCGGTTATTACCAATTGGTGAACACGATACGTATTCTCTCCATTATCCACAAGGTCGATGCGATAGAAACGAAAGAGAGGCTCGGCGGCTTGTATCGTGTAGGTATTTTTTCTGTCTCTGAGTATGAACGTTGGCTTGATGTACTTGGACATATTTTAGCGGTTAGGCTCGGACATCACGTCAGGCTTTATGCAGAGGGGATTGAGCCGCATAATTATGTGAATATAAAAATCTGGGGAAGAGCTCAGCTTATGGAGTGGAAAGAAATGCTGTATTTTCTTAAGAGCCAGCAGAAATACCTTGCTGGTAAGCTGTCACGTTAG